In the genome of Bradyrhizobium sp. CIAT3101, one region contains:
- a CDS encoding citryl-CoA lyase: protein MTDQGSADLLQKATQWWSTDIIDMKPGVIRFRGFPIEQLIGRVSFPQMMWLMLKGDLPSPEQGALLEAALVAAVDHGPQAPSIAIGRMAVTCGLPLNGAMASAINVLDDIHGGAGEQCMELYADIAKRQDAGVELTTAVEQGLDAFIAANGKIVPGFGHRFHPIDPRSPRLLALVDTARTNGVVSGRFAEIGRGVEAVMQQRKGRTIPMNIDGATAVIYSELGFAPALGRGLFILSRSVGILAHAWEQSQQGGRIKGPMPPGIPYRYTGPAPRDFAK from the coding sequence ATGACCGATCAAGGCTCCGCAGACCTGCTGCAAAAGGCCACCCAATGGTGGTCGACCGACATCATCGACATGAAGCCCGGCGTGATCCGCTTCCGCGGCTTTCCGATCGAGCAGTTGATCGGCCGGGTGTCGTTTCCGCAGATGATGTGGCTGATGCTGAAGGGCGATCTGCCCTCGCCCGAGCAAGGCGCACTGCTGGAAGCAGCACTGGTCGCCGCCGTGGACCACGGTCCGCAGGCGCCGTCGATTGCGATCGGCCGGATGGCCGTGACATGCGGCCTTCCCCTCAATGGCGCGATGGCCTCGGCCATCAACGTGCTCGACGACATTCATGGTGGCGCCGGCGAACAATGCATGGAGCTGTACGCCGACATCGCGAAGCGCCAGGACGCGGGCGTCGAACTGACGACCGCTGTCGAACAGGGTCTCGACGCCTTCATCGCGGCGAACGGAAAGATCGTGCCGGGGTTCGGACATCGCTTTCATCCGATCGATCCCCGCTCGCCGCGGCTGCTCGCACTGGTCGACACCGCGCGCACGAACGGGGTCGTGTCCGGCCGCTTCGCCGAGATCGGCCGCGGCGTCGAAGCGGTGATGCAGCAGCGCAAGGGCCGGACGATTCCAATGAACATCGACGGCGCTACCGCCGTGATCTATTCGGAGCTGGGCTTTGCACCTGCGCTGGGGCGCGGCCTGTTCATTCTCTCGCGCTCGGTCGGTATCCTTGCCCATGCGTGGGAGCAATCGCAGCAGGGCGGCCGCATCAAGGGCCCGATGCCGCCGGGCATCCCCTATCGCTACACCGGCCCTGCTCCGCGGGATTTCGCCAAGTGA
- a CDS encoding amidohydrolase family protein encodes MTSSQAAGGNYLAVRPDWLARGVEEALEPELPIIDAHHHLWDRPNWRYLFDEYRADIAASGHSITASVFMQCQAMYRADAPAAMRVVGETEFVNGVAAMSASGQYGPRQLCAGIVGHADLCLGDEVACVLEAHVAAAPGRFRGIRHITVWDADRSLMNPLSAGPPGLLGDSTFRAGFARLASLGLVFDAWLFHPQIDELTALARAFPRTTIVLDHLGGIVGIGAYRDQREDIFVAWSRAIRELAACDNVCVKLGGLGMRINGFGFETHDVPPSSETLASAWRPYIETCIEAFGAQRCMFESNFPVDKGSYGYGTVWNAFKRLTRHASQSDRMNLFSATAARVYGLAPSG; translated from the coding sequence GTGACGTCATCCCAGGCAGCAGGCGGCAACTATCTCGCCGTGCGGCCGGATTGGCTGGCGCGCGGCGTCGAGGAGGCGCTCGAACCCGAGCTGCCGATCATCGACGCCCATCATCATCTCTGGGACCGGCCGAACTGGAGATATCTGTTCGACGAATATCGCGCCGATATCGCGGCAAGCGGCCACAGCATCACGGCCAGCGTTTTCATGCAATGCCAGGCGATGTACCGCGCCGATGCCCCCGCCGCGATGCGCGTCGTCGGCGAGACCGAATTCGTCAACGGTGTCGCGGCCATGAGCGCGAGCGGCCAATACGGCCCGCGGCAGCTTTGTGCCGGGATCGTCGGCCATGCCGATCTGTGTCTCGGCGATGAAGTCGCTTGTGTGCTGGAGGCTCACGTCGCCGCGGCGCCCGGACGATTTCGCGGCATCCGGCACATCACGGTGTGGGATGCCGACCGAAGCCTGATGAACCCGCTGAGCGCCGGCCCGCCCGGCCTGCTCGGCGACAGCACATTCCGCGCCGGCTTTGCGCGACTGGCATCCCTGGGGCTCGTGTTCGACGCATGGCTGTTCCATCCGCAGATCGACGAGCTGACCGCACTTGCGCGTGCCTTTCCGCGGACGACGATCGTGCTCGATCATCTCGGCGGCATCGTGGGGATCGGCGCCTACAGGGACCAGCGCGAGGACATTTTCGTCGCATGGTCGCGTGCCATCCGCGAGCTCGCAGCTTGCGACAATGTCTGCGTCAAGCTCGGCGGTCTCGGCATGCGCATCAACGGATTCGGTTTCGAGACCCATGACGTCCCGCCGTCCTCGGAAACGCTCGCCTCAGCCTGGCGGCCTTACATCGAGACTTGCATCGAGGCGTTCGGCGCGCAGCGATGCATGTTCGAAAGCAATTTTCCGGTCGACAAGGGCTCCTATGGATATGGCACCGTGTGGAATGCGTTCAAACGCCTGACGCGTCACGCCAGCCAGAGCGATCGCATGAACCTGTTCAGCGCGACTGCCGCGCGCGTTTATGGACTCGCTCCGTCCGGTTGA
- a CDS encoding LysR family transcriptional regulator — protein MDLRDLTYFEVIADLGHMGRAADKLGRTQPALTKCIQRLEDAVGADLFERTGRGITLTRVGEVLLARARRMREAMEESLREVTDFAAGTAGRVGIGCGATMGEYLLPQICRAIIADAPGLAIEVQIGMSGVVRAALRERVLDVAIGPILPSDEQEFAHEAFGMDDVVVVAAKDHPLCGQRLAIEDLVAAKWVLPARTVAMRQWLDNVFEAHGLPPPNVQIETNSITTLPKLIADTALLSFTSTRNLHPLRLGTQLDRLMIDTTTMRRPLGFVTRRDGYLSPAAQRVVGLLKSKGRDFLEQVTLPGMTDGAAAKPTIVVNRTERVHKRARQSR, from the coding sequence GTGGACCTTCGCGACCTCACTTATTTCGAGGTGATCGCTGATCTCGGCCATATGGGCCGGGCCGCCGACAAGCTCGGACGCACCCAGCCCGCTCTGACCAAATGCATCCAGCGTCTTGAGGATGCAGTCGGGGCCGATCTGTTCGAGCGGACCGGACGCGGCATCACCCTCACGCGCGTCGGCGAGGTGCTGCTCGCACGCGCGCGCCGCATGCGCGAGGCCATGGAGGAGTCGCTGCGTGAGGTGACTGATTTTGCCGCCGGCACCGCCGGACGCGTCGGGATTGGCTGCGGCGCGACGATGGGCGAGTACCTGCTGCCGCAGATCTGCCGCGCGATCATTGCGGATGCGCCTGGGCTTGCGATCGAGGTGCAGATCGGCATGAGCGGCGTGGTCAGGGCGGCGCTTCGCGAACGAGTCCTCGACGTTGCCATCGGTCCGATCCTTCCCTCCGACGAGCAGGAATTCGCACACGAAGCCTTCGGCATGGACGACGTTGTCGTCGTCGCGGCAAAGGACCATCCGCTATGTGGCCAACGGCTCGCGATCGAGGATCTCGTCGCCGCGAAATGGGTGCTGCCGGCCCGCACCGTGGCGATGCGGCAATGGCTCGACAACGTGTTCGAGGCGCATGGCCTGCCGCCGCCCAATGTCCAGATCGAGACCAACTCGATCACGACACTGCCGAAGCTGATCGCCGATACGGCGCTGCTCAGCTTCACGTCGACGCGAAACCTGCATCCGCTTCGATTGGGCACCCAGCTCGACCGGTTGATGATCGACACCACGACAATGCGTCGGCCGCTCGGCTTCGTCACCCGCCGCGACGGTTATCTCTCTCCCGCTGCGCAGCGCGTCGTCGGCCTGCTCAAATCCAAGGGGCGCGACTTCCTCGAACAGGTCACGTTGCCTGGCATGACGGATGGCGCGGCAGCCAAGCCGACCATCGTGGTCAACCGGACGGAGCGAGTCCATAAACGCGCGCGGCAGTCGCGCTGA
- a CDS encoding MFS transporter, giving the protein MTEITANGSFTDGSPDAALLASAISKNTWRLVPLLGLAYLFNYLDRTSVGFAALQMNKDIGLSATQFGWGAGILFFSYCLLEVPSNMMMYRFGARRWLARIMITWGLAAAATAFATGPYSFYVIRFLLGVFEAGFFPGVIWYISIWFPEKNRTSVLALFMAATPLSSLLGSPISAALLGMDGFWGFAGWQWMFLVEGLPACALGVLCLVLLADTPEQARWLTPAERHALLSALAGDKHDKPKKDLWAAMKDTRVLMLTAITFAFTIGSYGIGIWLPLILKGHGLSNMEIGWLSAIPYLFATIGMLLWARLVDRKGQKIYNLMAALILGALGLALSVVFTSLIPALACLTLALVGTISARTVFYTIPQGFLTGAAAAGGIAFINSVGAFGGFVGPYMVGLLKDTTGSFNAGMIGMAAILLVATGIAGALKLVTHRI; this is encoded by the coding sequence ATGACCGAGATCACGGCCAACGGATCGTTCACGGACGGCAGTCCGGATGCAGCACTGCTCGCAAGCGCCATTTCCAAAAACACCTGGCGGCTGGTCCCGCTGCTGGGCCTCGCCTATCTCTTCAACTATCTCGACCGCACCAGCGTCGGTTTTGCTGCGCTGCAAATGAACAAGGATATCGGGCTGAGCGCCACGCAATTCGGCTGGGGCGCCGGCATCCTGTTCTTCAGCTACTGCCTGCTGGAAGTCCCCAGCAACATGATGATGTACCGGTTCGGCGCGCGGCGCTGGCTGGCACGCATCATGATCACCTGGGGCCTCGCCGCTGCTGCGACCGCGTTTGCGACAGGCCCCTACAGCTTCTATGTGATCCGCTTCCTCCTCGGCGTGTTCGAGGCCGGCTTCTTTCCAGGTGTGATCTGGTACATCTCGATCTGGTTTCCAGAAAAGAACCGCACCAGCGTGCTGGCCCTGTTCATGGCGGCAACGCCGCTCTCCTCGCTGCTCGGCAGTCCGATCTCGGCGGCCCTGCTCGGCATGGATGGTTTCTGGGGCTTTGCCGGCTGGCAATGGATGTTTCTGGTCGAGGGACTTCCGGCCTGCGCGCTCGGTGTTCTCTGCCTGGTTCTGCTTGCCGATACGCCCGAGCAGGCCAGGTGGCTAACGCCAGCCGAGCGACACGCGCTCCTGTCCGCGCTTGCCGGCGACAAGCACGACAAGCCCAAGAAGGATCTGTGGGCCGCGATGAAAGACACGCGGGTGCTGATGCTCACCGCGATCACCTTCGCCTTCACGATCGGCTCCTACGGCATCGGCATCTGGCTGCCGCTGATCCTGAAAGGCCACGGCCTCAGCAACATGGAAATTGGCTGGCTCTCAGCCATTCCCTACCTGTTCGCGACGATCGGCATGCTGCTCTGGGCGCGCCTGGTCGATCGGAAAGGGCAGAAGATCTACAACCTCATGGCCGCGCTGATCCTCGGTGCCCTCGGCCTTGCGCTGTCCGTCGTCTTTACCTCGCTCATTCCGGCGCTCGCCTGCCTGACGCTGGCGCTGGTCGGCACGATCTCCGCGCGGACGGTGTTCTACACCATCCCGCAGGGCTTCCTGACGGGCGCGGCCGCGGCCGGCGGCATCGCATTCATCAACTCCGTCGGTGCATTCGGCGGCTTCGTCGGTCCCTACATGGTCGGCTTGCTCAAGGATACGACAGGCTCCTTCAACGCCGGCATGATCGGGATGGCCGCGATCCTGCTGGTCGCGACCGGCATTGCCGGCGCCCTCAAGCTGGTGACCCACAGGATATGA
- a CDS encoding DUF2336 domain-containing protein produces MTKSLFPGFDGLMTLSRREGVDVRPTLLRVLTDLYVQAPTHSEDEQRQFIELATRLIDQVDDATRASVKAKLAIYPQTPVPVLQKLGLVAAQEGRRVPLAREIPRAAIAPSPARTPTDAEARMAANMAMQPKEAAEIHDMFFGADASQRALILHNLAQTPLKAAPRIPSVHTRRAIQILEMAAIAGDIESFTYELGDTLILPSRVAAQIVDDAGGEALAVAARALDMPSPNFQRILLFFKPEIGNSVDSVYRLSRLYDRLSDRSALVMLAAWRGSTLAVTRAKYQPSLHDSERQRARGAAGQSRPGVQPGSSPAVRTGSGGSSER; encoded by the coding sequence ATGACCAAGTCGCTGTTTCCCGGATTCGACGGGCTGATGACACTCTCCCGCCGCGAGGGCGTCGACGTTCGCCCGACGCTGCTGCGGGTGCTGACCGACCTCTATGTCCAGGCGCCCACCCACAGCGAGGACGAGCAGCGGCAGTTCATCGAGCTCGCCACGCGGCTGATCGACCAGGTCGACGATGCGACGCGCGCCTCCGTCAAGGCGAAGCTTGCGATCTATCCGCAGACGCCGGTCCCGGTGCTGCAGAAGCTCGGGCTGGTCGCGGCGCAAGAAGGCCGCAGGGTGCCGCTCGCACGCGAGATCCCGCGTGCCGCCATCGCCCCCTCGCCTGCCCGCACACCGACCGACGCGGAAGCGCGCATGGCCGCCAACATGGCGATGCAGCCGAAGGAAGCGGCCGAGATCCACGACATGTTCTTCGGCGCCGATGCGAGCCAGCGCGCGCTGATCCTGCACAATCTGGCGCAGACGCCGCTGAAGGCCGCGCCGCGGATTCCGAGCGTGCACACCAGGCGCGCGATCCAGATCCTGGAGATGGCGGCGATCGCGGGCGATATCGAGAGTTTCACCTACGAGCTCGGCGATACCCTGATCCTGCCCTCGCGGGTCGCGGCGCAGATCGTCGACGATGCCGGCGGCGAGGCGCTTGCAGTGGCCGCCCGCGCACTCGACATGCCGAGCCCGAACTTCCAGCGCATCCTCTTGTTCTTCAAGCCGGAGATCGGCAATTCGGTGGATTCAGTCTACCGGCTGTCGCGGCTCTACGACCGCCTCAGCGACCGCTCCGCGCTGGTGATGCTCGCCGCCTGGCGCGGCTCGACGCTCGCCGTCACGCGCGCCAAATATCAGCCGTCGCTGCATGACAGCGAGCGGCAGCGCGCCCGCGGCGCGGCCGGCCAGTCGCGGCCGGGCGTGCAGCCCGGGTCGAGCCCAGCGGTGCGGACGGGCTCAGGCGGATCGTCGGAGCGGTAA
- a CDS encoding DUF1491 family protein, with amino-acid sequence MRLKSNIWVSAYLRRCQTEGVFGAVRRRGAEEAGAVFVKVSLLDGNAMLYTPAPQTVYEEGRPVDRLFVPIAPQPVPEPAVEERLTKELRFDPDAWIVETEDRAGRHFLELAKT; translated from the coding sequence ATGCGTTTGAAATCAAACATCTGGGTCTCAGCCTACTTGCGCCGGTGCCAGACCGAGGGCGTGTTCGGCGCCGTGCGCCGTCGCGGTGCGGAGGAGGCGGGGGCGGTGTTCGTGAAGGTGTCGCTGCTCGACGGCAACGCGATGCTGTACACGCCGGCGCCGCAGACCGTCTATGAAGAGGGACGGCCGGTCGATCGGCTCTTCGTACCGATTGCGCCGCAGCCGGTGCCTGAGCCTGCCGTGGAAGAGCGCCTGACCAAGGAGCTTCGCTTCGACCCGGATGCCTGGATCGTGGAAACCGAGGACCGCGCGGGACGGCATTTCCTCGAGCTGGCGAAGACGTAA
- a CDS encoding peptidoglycan-binding protein, with product MPRKPAKDEAAPRRRGAKAAVVDVETERNLVLRVLLHSPKDTLAGLVAVAAISAIVANALFLQTGRHPAPMFGTVINLPAPSSVPLSNPMPRPRPVGADTSPLEPKATEFRVEPKPAEKAPEKLAETTASTPPRAGDPMTNLVIKATTPTPAPSAVAVARPPAPIPTQQSPAARRLAGVQRALSEYGYGNLKITGTMSGETQSAIQTFERQHKMPVTGQVSDRLLRELAAAIGHPVE from the coding sequence GTGCCTAGAAAGCCTGCAAAGGACGAAGCCGCTCCGCGCCGCCGTGGTGCCAAGGCCGCGGTCGTGGATGTCGAGACCGAGCGCAACCTCGTGCTACGCGTGCTCTTGCACAGCCCTAAGGACACGCTGGCCGGCCTCGTTGCCGTCGCCGCGATCAGCGCCATCGTTGCCAATGCGCTGTTCCTCCAGACCGGCCGGCATCCGGCGCCGATGTTCGGCACTGTGATCAATCTTCCCGCGCCGTCGTCGGTGCCGCTCTCCAATCCCATGCCGCGTCCGCGTCCGGTCGGGGCCGATACGTCGCCGCTCGAGCCGAAAGCAACCGAGTTTCGCGTCGAGCCGAAGCCGGCCGAGAAGGCCCCGGAGAAGCTCGCCGAGACGACGGCCTCGACGCCGCCGCGCGCGGGCGATCCCATGACCAATCTGGTCATCAAGGCCACGACGCCCACGCCGGCACCGTCCGCGGTGGCCGTCGCACGTCCGCCGGCGCCGATCCCGACGCAGCAGAGCCCGGCGGCGCGTCGCCTCGCCGGCGTGCAGCGCGCGCTGTCCGAATACGGCTATGGGAATCTGAAGATCACGGGCACGATGAGCGGCGAGACCCAGTCGGCGATCCAGACCTTCGAGCGCCAGCACAAGATGCCCGTCACCGGCCAGGTGTCGGACCGCCTGCTGCGCGAGCTCGCCGCCGCGATCGGCCACCCCGTCGAATAA
- a CDS encoding PAS domain-containing sensor histidine kinase: MTVLSIIRDCLDALLHPSARYDALTRARHRAFMAPRLLGSLAAFAAFPVYLVLRGAPSAIEVAAFAWLIAPIMLSWFLSRTGRYEGAHVLSSLALAGLIMAIAATTGGIESFAAIWLVVVPLEAALSASRRVAAFASLLALSCAGLLILVTQLGWLPAGDLSAPERSAMMAFGVASATLYAAGLAFGAESLARTSVTLLSREEERYRLLARNMSDVISRHQRNGAVQFISPAAEAMLGMPVAQLLGHGLFDRVHVADRPAYLTALSDAARGDVRSVEFRLRREPDGSERGQVDFIWVEMRCRPLDQHPGRDLAREAEVVGVMRDVTDRKLSEQALDQARSAAEAADAAKTRFLATMSHELRTPLNAIIGFSEMIAQEQTLMLGAPQRKEYAELINASGQHLLSVVNGILDMSKMESGNFEIASEPFAPRASLMHCCNLLALKARENGIDLITDAPQDLPVMTGDPRAFKQIVLNLVANAVKFTERGGQVTVAAAASASQLTLRISDTGVGIAPEDLKRIGAPFFQCGKTYERRHEGTGLGLSIVKSLVALHLGELTVQSKLGEGTAVTVKLPLVYTPPQAKPAESKIATLTPALRQETQDRQIQDRPQDQPALVKKSA, encoded by the coding sequence GTGACAGTTTTGAGTATCATCCGCGATTGTCTCGATGCGCTGCTGCATCCCTCCGCGCGTTACGATGCGCTGACGCGAGCGCGCCATCGGGCTTTCATGGCGCCGCGGCTTCTCGGAAGCCTGGCCGCCTTTGCCGCATTTCCTGTCTATCTGGTCCTGCGTGGCGCGCCGAGCGCGATCGAGGTCGCTGCCTTTGCCTGGCTGATCGCGCCGATCATGCTGTCCTGGTTCCTGTCGCGCACCGGCCGCTATGAAGGCGCCCATGTGCTGTCGTCGCTGGCGCTCGCCGGCCTGATCATGGCGATCGCCGCCACCACCGGCGGTATCGAATCATTTGCGGCGATCTGGCTGGTCGTGGTTCCCCTCGAAGCCGCGCTGTCGGCCTCGCGCCGCGTCGCAGCCTTTGCCTCGCTGCTCGCGTTGTCCTGCGCGGGCCTGTTGATCCTGGTCACCCAGCTCGGCTGGCTGCCGGCCGGTGACCTCAGCGCGCCCGAGCGCAGCGCTATGATGGCGTTCGGCGTCGCTTCCGCAACACTCTATGCCGCGGGCCTTGCCTTCGGCGCCGAGTCGCTCGCGCGTACCAGCGTCACGTTGCTGTCGCGCGAGGAGGAGCGCTATCGCCTGCTGGCGCGCAACATGAGCGACGTGATCTCGCGGCATCAGCGCAACGGCGCGGTGCAATTCATCTCGCCGGCCGCCGAAGCCATGCTCGGCATGCCGGTCGCGCAGCTGCTCGGCCATGGCCTGTTCGATCGCGTCCATGTCGCCGACCGCCCGGCCTATCTCACTGCGCTGTCCGATGCCGCGCGCGGCGACGTGCGCAGCGTCGAGTTCCGGCTGCGCCGGGAGCCCGATGGTTCCGAGCGCGGTCAGGTCGATTTCATCTGGGTCGAGATGCGCTGCCGGCCGCTCGATCAGCATCCGGGCCGCGATCTCGCGCGCGAGGCCGAAGTCGTCGGCGTCATGCGCGACGTGACCGATCGCAAGCTGTCCGAGCAGGCGCTCGATCAGGCGCGCAGCGCGGCGGAAGCCGCCGACGCCGCCAAGACGCGCTTCCTCGCCACCATGAGCCACGAGCTGCGCACGCCGCTCAACGCCATCATCGGCTTCTCCGAGATGATCGCGCAGGAGCAGACCCTGATGCTGGGCGCGCCCCAGCGCAAGGAATATGCCGAGCTGATCAACGCCTCCGGCCAGCACCTGCTGTCGGTCGTCAACGGCATCCTCGACATGTCGAAGATGGAGTCGGGCAATTTCGAGATTGCGTCGGAGCCGTTCGCGCCGCGCGCCTCGCTGATGCATTGCTGCAATCTGCTCGCGCTCAAGGCGCGCGAGAACGGCATCGATCTCATCACCGACGCGCCGCAGGATCTGCCCGTCATGACCGGCGATCCCAGAGCCTTCAAGCAGATCGTGCTCAACCTCGTCGCCAACGCCGTCAAGTTCACCGAGCGCGGCGGCCAGGTCACCGTGGCAGCCGCTGCATCCGCCTCGCAGCTCACGCTGCGCATCAGCGATACCGGCGTCGGGATTGCGCCTGAAGATCTCAAGCGCATCGGCGCGCCGTTCTTCCAATGCGGCAAGACCTATGAGCGCCGTCACGAGGGCACCGGCCTCGGCCTTTCCATCGTGAAGAGCCTCGTGGCGTTGCATCTCGGCGAATTGACGGTACAAAGCAAGCTCGGCGAGGGCACCGCAGTCACCGTCAAGCTGCCGCTGGTCTACACGCCGCCGCAAGCCAAGCCGGCGGAGAGCAAGATCGCGACGCTGACGCCGGCGCTGCGCCAAGAGACTCAAGACCGACAGATTCAAGACCGACCTCAGGACCAACCTGCTCTGGTGAAGAAAAGTGCCTAG
- a CDS encoding DUF5330 domain-containing protein, which translates to MRFLLRITFWLGLVLVLLPRDKTHESDKLPQIGAADAVQAATAAVSDMSQFCKRQPAACEVGGQAATIIGQRAQDGAKKIYQIINDKKEQIEKNEKTDKKAPDHTGSITVAGEGDAAATEAPRDTLTQDDLALEWRGPEAAN; encoded by the coding sequence ATGCGCTTTCTGCTCCGCATCACATTCTGGCTCGGGCTGGTGCTGGTGCTCCTGCCGCGGGACAAGACGCACGAATCGGACAAGCTGCCGCAGATCGGCGCTGCCGACGCGGTGCAGGCTGCGACCGCGGCCGTCTCCGACATGAGCCAGTTCTGCAAACGCCAGCCGGCAGCCTGCGAGGTCGGCGGACAGGCCGCCACCATCATCGGCCAGCGAGCCCAGGACGGCGCGAAGAAGATCTACCAGATCATCAACGACAAAAAAGAGCAGATCGAGAAGAACGAAAAGACCGACAAGAAGGCGCCCGACCACACCGGCTCGATCACGGTCGCCGGTGAAGGCGACGCAGCCGCGACCGAAGCGCCGCGCGACACGCTGACCCAGGACGATCTCGCGCTGGAATGGCGCGGTCCGGAAGCCGCGAATTAG
- a CDS encoding SufE family protein, which yields MTTIDEIRDNFELLDDWDDRYRYVIELGRTLEPMPEAEHSAENKVNGCVSQVWLQKLVDRGNGAPILKYRGDSDAHIVRGLVAIVLSLYSGRTPQEILDTDAISVFNEFGFRDHLTPQRSNGLRSMVERIKTDAKEALAEAS from the coding sequence ATGACGACGATTGACGAGATCAGGGACAATTTCGAGCTTCTGGACGACTGGGACGACCGTTACCGGTACGTCATCGAGCTCGGCCGCACCCTGGAACCGATGCCCGAGGCGGAGCACTCGGCCGAGAACAAGGTCAATGGCTGCGTCAGCCAGGTCTGGCTCCAGAAGCTGGTCGATCGCGGCAATGGCGCGCCGATCCTGAAGTATCGCGGCGACAGCGACGCGCATATCGTGCGCGGGCTGGTCGCGATCGTGCTCTCGCTCTATTCCGGCCGCACGCCGCAGGAGATCCTCGATACCGATGCGATTTCCGTGTTCAACGAGTTCGGCTTCCGCGACCATCTGACGCCGCAGCGCTCCAACGGCCTGCGTTCGATGGTCGAGCGGATCAAGACCGACGCGAAAGAGGCGCTCGCGGAAGCGTCGTAG
- a CDS encoding MucR family transcriptional regulator, producing the protein MSDAGAKNFIELTANIVSAYVSNNPTPAAEIPNLISQVHGALTRVSSGRVEAPLEPAKPAVSLKKSIAPDYLVCLEDGKRFKSLKRHLRTQYSMTPEQYREKWGLPADYPMVAPNYAVARSQLAKKMGLGQQQRKKGK; encoded by the coding sequence ATGTCCGATGCCGGGGCCAAAAATTTCATCGAGCTGACGGCGAACATCGTTTCGGCCTATGTCAGCAACAACCCGACGCCGGCCGCCGAGATTCCGAACCTGATCAGCCAGGTGCACGGCGCGTTGACGCGGGTGTCGTCGGGCCGCGTCGAAGCGCCGCTCGAACCGGCAAAGCCCGCGGTCTCGCTGAAGAAGTCGATCGCGCCCGACTATCTGGTGTGCCTGGAAGACGGCAAGCGCTTCAAGTCGCTGAAGCGCCATCTGCGCACGCAGTACAGCATGACGCCCGAGCAATATCGCGAGAAATGGGGCCTGCCGGCCGACTATCCCATGGTCGCGCCCAACTACGCGGTGGCGCGTTCGCAACTGGCGAAGAAGATGGGCCTGGGACAGCAGCAGCGGAAGAAGGGGAAGTAG
- a CDS encoding DUF308 domain-containing protein → MSLALLIAGIFAVVAGLLAIAFGYSIRDFSLGSTLITSGVIGVCSGMLLVGLYIVLLELQGIARRLAGTAAASEVRVRPVLPPGLAAPTAPVASALELPPARVEPQPSPAAPPWQAEAPVRERPRVEAPAEPEAPPPPPPAAPEAPRRRNLMFASSSRKERERAEAKAADGLPPQPHAEPAEPAASEAPPASFDDAWPKADRARPPEPPAARRPPPPRPASTFEPAAPQPAAPQPAAPPPAPEPPPVEQSPVTVLKSGIVDGMAYSLYSDGSIEAQMPEGMMRFASIDELRAHLDQRGG, encoded by the coding sequence ATGAGCTTGGCTTTGTTGATTGCAGGGATTTTCGCCGTGGTGGCGGGCCTCCTTGCGATCGCTTTTGGCTATTCGATCAGGGATTTCAGCCTCGGCAGCACGCTCATAACGAGCGGCGTGATCGGCGTCTGCTCCGGAATGTTACTGGTCGGCCTCTACATCGTGCTGCTGGAGCTGCAAGGCATTGCCCGCCGGCTGGCCGGAACGGCTGCGGCGTCGGAGGTTCGCGTGAGGCCGGTGCTGCCGCCGGGCCTCGCTGCGCCCACTGCACCGGTTGCGTCTGCGCTGGAACTGCCGCCGGCGCGCGTCGAACCGCAGCCATCGCCCGCTGCGCCGCCTTGGCAGGCCGAAGCGCCAGTGCGCGAGCGACCGCGGGTCGAGGCACCGGCCGAGCCGGAAGCGCCGCCACCGCCCCCGCCCGCCGCTCCGGAGGCACCACGTCGCCGCAACCTGATGTTCGCCTCGAGCTCGCGCAAGGAGCGTGAGCGTGCCGAGGCCAAGGCCGCGGACGGTCTGCCGCCGCAACCACATGCCGAGCCCGCGGAGCCGGCCGCATCAGAAGCTCCGCCCGCGAGCTTCGACGATGCCTGGCCGAAGGCTGACCGTGCACGGCCGCCGGAGCCACCCGCGGCGCGTCGCCCGCCGCCGCCGCGGCCGGCGTCGACCTTCGAGCCCGCTGCACCTCAGCCTGCTGCGCCTCAGCCCGCCGCACCTCCGCCTGCACCCGAGCCGCCGCCGGTCGAACAGTCGCCGGTGACGGTGCTCAAATCCGGCATCGTCGACGGCATGGCCTATTCGCTTTATTCCGACGGCTCGATCGAGGCGCAAATGCCGGAGGGCATGATGCGCTTTGCCTCGATCGACGAACTGCGCGCCCATCTCGACCAGCGCGGCGGCTGA